The window ACAAAAGCATTGCACACTAATGTCCTTCAAAAATATAAGATTGATTATATGATTGATTTTCATCATCAAGGGACACAAGAGGATTATTTCGGTAAATTGACCTCTGGTTCGGTACTTGCTCCCTATCATCCAAATGTGGATCCTGACGTGTTGCTGGGCTCCAAGAAGCTAGCCTCTGTCCTTGTCGAAAGTACAAATTCCAAAGGGTGGGGATTTGTTCTGAAATACGATGAGCCATCGACCAATACAGCAGTTGCATCCAATGCGATGGCACTTCAGTATGATATCTCCGTCATCCTGTTCGAAATGCGGGGCATGGCCGACCACTCCTATGAGCCATATGTCTTGGGCCAAAAATCAAACGGATATCTCATAAAGCAGGCCTTTACAGCCATGGATGCAACCGCCAAGGCTGTTGCCAACGGGTCGATTGACTCAACAGACCCAGCCATATACGACAACCTTCCTGAGCAGCATTATAGTTATTAACCAATCCGGAAAATAGAGAGATAAATAAGCGCGGGACCTATCAGGTTCTGCGCTTATTGCCATGTTCAGCAATACAACGGATACAATGGGATTCCTCTTTGCCCTTGGTTACTAGACGGAAACCGACCGCTTGATTTATTTTGGCGATTACTGCTCCCGGTATTTTTTTAATTCCATTTATAGCAAGTTTTAACTACAACTATTCCCGTATTCTTAAGGATTTCTTTCGCTCCATTTCCAGCTAAGTATGTATATACTAACGTTTTTACCTGGTCGTCCTTTAAATCGTAGCCTCCAATATGTGCAATGGCAGTACCATCCTTACCTGGACCAATAGTACACTAGCAATATTTGCAGGTATAGCAACAGGCATAACTATTATTCCGCAAAAACCGGTTGAGTGTGGAAGAATTACACATCACTGTTTAAACTTATAGAAATAAAATCCCTGAGGGTAGGTGGTCATCCCTCTTTAAAATCTAGCTTTTACATATATTACCACAGTTACTTTAAAGGAATGGTGGTATAGAAAAATTAGGTAATTGTTTAGTAGGTTTGCATGGATTTTAGGTTACTGTTTTTGTCCGATGAGAAGATAAGTGGATATGCATCTGGCTTATATTCTTAGAACTATAGGAGGCATACAGGATGATACCTAAATCATTGAATGAATTGAATAGAGTGAAGGCGGAATGCAGGAAAATGGTAAAGAAGCGGGCAGCTCTTTCAGCGGCTGGGGCTGTAGTCCCTGTTCCGGGAGTGGATGTTGGTGTCGATATTGCCATAATGATGGAGTTATTAAACTCGATAAATAAAAAGTTTGGACTTTCTTCAGAGCAGGTGGACCAATTGGATGCCGAAACAAAAGGGCGGCTTTTGGTGATCCTATCCAGTTTGGCGACAGATGTTGCTGGCAAGGTCATAAGCAGAGATATTGTCATTCAGTTACTGAAAAAAATAGCTGGAAGGAAGATTGTGGTTCAAGGAGGCAAATATATTCCTTTTGTTGGACAGGCGATGGCCGCAGGTATCAGCTATGCAGCTATGGTATACCTGGGAAATTCCCATATCGACGAATGCTATGAGGTGTGCAAGCATTATAATGAAGAAGATGGGAATGCAACGGGAGCATATGCTTATAGATAACTTTTAAGAATTGGAACTTGGCAACCCGTCGATATAGTTTACGAGTTGCCATTTTAATAGTTATAGGAGAATAAGACAAGAATCGTAAGAAGTATAGAATATACTTTTGTTCTGAGCCCTTTATGTTGGTTGTCAGCAGGATTTTTAGGAAGGGAGCCTGGAATCACAAAAAGAATAAACGCTGCAATCAGCAATAGAATTTTTGTAATAGATTCAAATTCAACTAAGCCATATACAAACACAAGAGTAACGATAATGAGCATAAGAAATTGTTTAAGCTGCATCTCATCAAACCATTCTTCGTTAAACCTGTACAAACTGTTTGCAAGAAAATAAAGGGCAAGATACCAGCCGAAATGTAAATGGTTAAGGTTGAATAAATTAAAAACTAAGAAGACGAGGATGGCATAAAAGTATAGGCGAGTAAGATAACCCAAAGAGAATTCCTCCGTTCTTAATTCATTGGCGATCTTCTAAGAGGCAGGTGAATGATATGTTTCAAAGATTTAATAGCCTTAAAGAAAGAACTGTAAATATCCCTGTTACCGAGGAAATGTTTAGATACTTATTTAGTAAACAGAATATCGAAGGAATAAACAAATTGTCAGTATCTTTTGAGGAGGAAGGGATAGCATTCGATGGTGAGGTTATAAAACTAATGCTTCCCATTTCTTTTCATATACTCCTCGTACCTTTTCTGGCAACTGGCCGAAAACTCTCTTTTGAATTAAAAAGGATAAAACCGGTTAATAATAACTGGATCAATAATAAGATTTTCAATGGCAGGACAGGTATTACATTTGAAAACAATATTTTGACAATAGATTTAAACCAATTTGAAAAAATAAGAAAAGTTCCATTTGGTACAATACGAAACTTCCAGTACACAAATAAAGTGATTTGGTGTCAAATAGGTATTTAGAGATTAAAAAAGGAAACAGGGGAGCCTGTTTCCTTTTTGGTCCTATTCTTCGGTTATCAAAGATTCAACATTTCTGCACAATTCTCCGAGTTCCCCATATTCTTTCTTTTGCGAAAGTAAATTTATTCCAATTTTAACCTTTTTTTCTAGAGTTTTAGGTATAATAAAAGGAGCGAGAGTCTTTATTAACTTTGAAGAATGATTTTGATCAACACAGAAGTCTAGTTAAAAGAGAGGATGGCTATTGCTTTTGACAACCTTGTAGGTAGCAATTTTTATGTGAATGGAAGCACCTGACTGGAACTTTAACAGCGGGTTTGGAGAACGTAAAATCAATTTGATTATATATGGAAACATAGGGGGAACTATGAAAGTAGTAAACTACAAGACATCTACGATTTTAGGACGTTTGGCTGCATTTATGGTTTTGGTAATTACCGGGGTTTCTTTAATTTGGGCAAGTTTATTTTTGGAAGCAAGCTTTATTCGTAAATTCTTTTCCATTATAGCTGGGGTCCTTGGTATTATTGTTTTTGGAAGGCTGGTGCTGATGATTCTTATTTGCCTGTTTAGCGATAAGCAGATGTTTCGTTATGATCAGGAATCTATTATTGTGAAGGACCGGAAGCTCAGCTTAAACAAAATCCGAAAAGTGGAAGAACAGAACAACATCCCAACCGGGTATTTAGAGATCAAGACGCCGGCCTTTATCTTAAATACCCATGATGGGGAAAAGATTTTCATTCATACCTATTTTGTCATTTCAAAGAAAGATTATATAGTTATAAGTCGGACGCTGAAGGATATCGTGAGCGACCGGACGAAGAGGTAGGAGTTGGGGGGGAGTGCGGGGCTGGAGGTTCCCGTCACTTCCGGTTAGGTCTGTACACGGTTAAATAGGGGGATTTATGAAAGTAGTAAACTACAAGACATCTACGATTTTAGGACGTTTGGCTATATGTATTGGTTTTGTTATTACCGGGATATCCTTGATCCTGGCAAGTATATTTTTGGAAGCAAGCTTTATTCGTAAATTCTTTTCGGTTATAGGTGGGGTCCTTGGCATAATCGTCTTCGGAAGGCTGGGGCTGATGGTTCTGATTCTGCTGTTCAAGGATAAGGAAATGTTTCGCTATGATCAGGAATCTATTATTGTGAAGAATCGGAAGCTCAACTTGAACAATATCCGGAAAGTGGAAGTAGAGAACGAGATCCCAACTGGGTATTTGGGAATCAAGACGCCGGCCTTTATCTTAAATACCCATGATAGGGAAAAGATTTTCATTCATACCTATTATTGCATTTCAAAGAAAGACTATCCGGTTATAAATCGAACGCTGAAGGATATCGTGAGCGATAGGACGAAGAGGTAGGGGAGTGCCTGTCACTCCTCGGTTTTTCTTGTTTCACGGGGATTGTTCCACGAGATGTTGCTGCGGGAGCTCGCTGAGGTGCCTGGCACCACCCGGATTTTCTGGTTTCATGAGCAGGTGTTCCGTGGAGAATGGGATGCTTTGCTGGTTTGGTGTGAGAGTGCAGGGCTGTATGGGCCTGCGCTCCTTTTTTGCGTGGTTTGGCAAGTCGATTTGGGTGCTTTTTTCTAAAAAGGAAAAATAAGTATGACTAAAGTACCATATTTGTTGAAATATTAGGAAACGTTGTTATAATAGAAAAGGTTGTTTTTGTACACATTTAGAATGTGTATGAAAAGTACATATCAAAAATAAGGGGGAAGTTATCGATGAAAAAGATATGGTTAGCAGTATTGACTCTAGCACTTGCTCTTGCATTGGGAGCTTGTTCAAACGGTGACCAGAAAGCAGATGATAAGGAGTCAAAAGATCCTGCGGCATCCACTGAGGAAAAAGCGAATCCGAAAAAAGCTCTTGTCCAATTCTATAATAATCTTGTAAGTGAAATTAATGCACAGGATGCTGGTTTGGGTGCGTACATGGGTGCGGAAAAACCGACAGCTGAAGAGAAAACTGCTGCGTCTGATTCGGCAGCCAATGTTGCTAAAGCGGTATCCGGATTAGAAATTCCGGAAGAGTTGAAGGATCAAAAGGCGGATATGGAAGCTGCTCTAAAAGACTTTAGCACATCGTATGAGCAAAAAGCAGAGGAACTGAAAAAGGATACACCTGCTTTTGAAGAAAGTGACGCTACTTTCGCGGCTGGCCAAGAAAAACTTGGAAAAGTTTTTGAAGCCGTTGGACTAAGACAACCGGATTTGAGTAAAGAAGTGAATTAATTGATTTAGGCCTCGTTTTTAACGGGGTCTTTTTTTTATGCCTGTAACTATCGGTATATCGCTGAATTGCTATAGGTGGCGCGTTGCCTAATATCGTTTTGGATGGTGGACGACGCTTCGAGTTACAGTTGCTTTTTCAGGATTCTTCTAATTGAAGGTGTAAGAAGAGGAAGGCGGGGAGCGTGCAGTCGCCTATTAGGTTAGTGGAGCTTGAGGGCGTCGACCAATTTTTCACAAAAAGGCTCTAGAGCATGAGAGGAAAATAGTGGAATTATTGTGATAAACTATTACTAGTGAGGAGGTTTGGGATGAAGAGTAAAAGATTGTTAGTAATAGGAGTGCTTACGGCGGCATTTGGGGTATTGGCTGCTTGTGGGAAACCGGCTGAGGAGTCAAGTAGTCAACAGGTCAACGGTGCTGGACCAAGTTCCAGCGAGCTGGATGGTGATGGCTCAGGGGAGCAGGAGTTAGTCTTAACAGAGCAGGTAACCATTGTGAATGAAGATGGGACCACCGAAATATATAGCGAGGATAATAGTATTTCTGCCAGTTCAGACCGAAGCCAGGGGACGGAAAGCCTAAAGGATGAGTATTTAAAGAAACTGAATGAGATGGAAGAAGAGGACCGGCATTCGGCTGTCGGTACAACCACTACCGAGCTGGAGGAACAAGAGGCGGAGCGGTTTGAGAAGTGGGATAAGGAATTGAATGAGGTTTATCGTTTGCTGGAGGAACAGCTCAATCCGGAGCAGATGGAAAAGGTGAGGGAAGAACAACGAAGCTGGGTTAAACAGCGGGATGAAGCAGCGAAGGAATCATCGCTGAAATATAAAGGTGGCTCACATGAAGAATTGGAATATGTGGCCACGCAGGCGATTCTAACTAGGGAAAGATGTTATGCGTTGGTTGCGAGGTATATGGAGTAGTGGTGCCTGGAAACACCCGTTTTTCTTGTTACACGGGAGGTTGTTCCACGGGGGAGTGCGGGCAACAGGGGCGGTTCTGGTCATCCAATGGCAAGGCAGAACTGTCCCTGTTACTACTTTCATAATCCCAATATTCTCCATTTGCTTACTTTCTACATATATCCGAGGTACGGAAGTCCGGTAATTATTAAGCAGATTCCTACGAGTAATTGCAGAATGGCGAATATAGATTTTATCGTCCATTCATTTGCACTATACATATCAAGGGTTGAAACAAAAGTGTATGCAACCACAATACAGATATTAATGAGGAGAGTAATCAGAGCCTCTTTCCCCTTTTCAAGGATTGAAGGTTTATCGGTATTTACCAGCCTGAATAAAACGGACAGAGGCCATATCTGTCCGTTTTGTTATGGATAATCCTTAATTAATACTTAAGTATAGGATTTTCCGAAGTTGTCTTTAACCAAGCGAATGAATTTATCTACCAATGGAGGTAAGTACCTGTTTGTATCATAAGCCAGATATACTGTCCTTGATAAATTTGAATCATGAATTCGCTTGAAATGGAAGTTTGACCTATAGATATGCTTAACATAGTTTTCAGGGGCTACTGTAATTCCCAACCCTGCTTCTACGAGATCGATAGCTGTTTCAAATCGCCCAATTTCAAATTGGATATTTGGCTTTATACCGGCCTTTCGAAATGCATTTAAAATATCCGTACGGGTTTGGAAGCCTTTTTTGGCAATTATGAGCTGTTCATTTTCAAGATCCTTGATCGTAACAAAACTTTTATTTTTTAATAGATTTGAATTGGGGATGACAGCTACTAATTTCTCGTCGTATAAAGGGATTAAATCGATATTCTCACCATTAATATATTGATTCGTAATAGCAAGATGGATTTCAAAGTTGTCGAGAGCCTGCTCAACATCCTTTAAACTGAGGACTTCAAATAATCGTATAAACACATTATCGTATTCTTGCGTGAATTGTGTTAAAACCTTAGGAACCCAAAACTTCGAGGATTCAATAATGCCAATAGATAATTCTAAAGGCCCTTCTTTTTTAAGCCTGCTCATTTCTTCGGATACATGGTCAAAGTGTATCAAAAGCTTCTTTGCTTCCTGATATAGAATTTTCCCCTCATTTGTTAACCTCAAATCCCTTTTGCTTCTATCCAGCAATTCAAAGCCCATTTCCTTCTCTAGCTTCTTAATTGAAGTGCTTAAAGAGGGCTGGGAAATATGCAGTTTTTCGGCTGCTGCAGTAAATGTTGCGTGTTCTGTAACCATGATGAAGTAATACAGTTGTTGTAAATCCATTCAACTATCACCTCTTATAGTTTCAAACTATAGAACTATTATTAATATGTATTTGTAATTATAGAATAAACTATTTACAATATTAATTAAAGTTGGAATATTTCAAAAAAGATAAAAAGAAGGAGGTTTGGTTGTCGGAAAGTCTTCCACCTAAAAAATGTAAGCGTTGTCTTTTGGGTGAATAACAAACAAGAAGAAGTCTTTGTACTATAAATCTATTGTTACAGGAGGAAAAGTAATGGTTAAAAACATTGTAGAAAAGCCGGAGATTCTTTATTCTGTCAAAGCACAACGGGGATCAGAATTACGATGCAAGGGCTGGAGGCAAGAAACTATTCTTAGGATGCTTGAGAATAATATGGAAAATGCTGAAAAACCGGAAGAACTTGTTGTTTACGGGGGGATTGGAAAAGCGGCCCGGAACTGGGAGTCCTACCATGCTATTGTAAAGGCCTTAAAGGAATTGGAAGATAATGAGACATTGGTTGTCCAGTCTGGCATGCCAGTAGCGGTATTCAAAACACATAAATATGCCCCTACAGTCGTTATGGCAACAACGAACATTATGCGGCCTTCCTGGGAAACCTTCTATGAATTGCAGGATAAGAACTTAACAATGTTTGCGCAATATACAGCTGCCCCATGGCAATATATTGGAACCCAAGGCGTTATTCAGGGAACATTTGAAACCCTTTCCGCCATTGCCCGAAAACATTATAATGATTCACTCGTTGGGAAAATCATGCTAACTGCGGGCGCGGGAGGAATGGGCGGCAACCAGACGCGGGCTATGGCGATGCATGGAGGAGTAGGAATCGTTTGTGATTCAAATGTTGAAACAATCAAACGCAGAATGGAAGTTGGCTATATTGATGTACTGGCTGATTCGCTAGATGAAGCGATTGAGCTAGCAGAAAAGTATGCAACGGAAGGCACCTCGGTAGGAATTGGTGTCGTAGGAAATTCTGCGGATATTTTTGAGGAAGCGTATGAAAAAGGATTCAAGCCGGATATTCTTACTTCCATGACTCCGGCCCATGACCCTATTTCATATTTGCCATCTGGCTATACAGTGGAAGAAGCCGATCAATTGCGTAAAAAGGACCGCCAATTATATTTGAAAAAAGCTCAGGAAACGATGATCCGCGAATTGCGAATCACCAATAAATTTTTCGATGATGGTGTCCATGCCTTTGAATACGGGACCAGCCTGCGCAAGGAGTGCCGCGATGCAGGGATGCCGGAAGATGAAGCAATGAAAATTCCTGGCTTTGTAGCTGAATACATTAGGCCTCTATTCTGCGAAGGACGCGGGCCTTTCCGCTGGACTTGTATGTCGGGCGACCCGTCTGACTTGGAGAAAATTGATAACATGGTTCTTGAATTGTTTAAAGATGACCTGCTTGTAACCAGGTGGATCAAATTAGCCAAGCAGCATATTCCAATTGAAGGTTTACCTGCGCGTATTTGCTACCTTGGCTTC is drawn from Bacillus sp. FJAT-18017 and contains these coding sequences:
- a CDS encoding DUF5381 family protein; this encodes MKVVNYKTSTILGRLAAFMVLVITGVSLIWASLFLEASFIRKFFSIIAGVLGIIVFGRLVLMILICLFSDKQMFRYDQESIIVKDRKLSLNKIRKVEEQNNIPTGYLEIKTPAFILNTHDGEKIFIHTYFVISKKDYIVISRTLKDIVSDRTKR
- a CDS encoding DUF5381 family protein, with the protein product MKVVNYKTSTILGRLAICIGFVITGISLILASIFLEASFIRKFFSVIGGVLGIIVFGRLGLMVLILLFKDKEMFRYDQESIIVKNRKLNLNNIRKVEVENEIPTGYLGIKTPAFILNTHDREKIFIHTYYCISKKDYPVINRTLKDIVSDRTKR
- a CDS encoding lysozyme inhibitor LprI family protein → MKSKRLLVIGVLTAAFGVLAACGKPAEESSSQQVNGAGPSSSELDGDGSGEQELVLTEQVTIVNEDGTTEIYSEDNSISASSDRSQGTESLKDEYLKKLNEMEEEDRHSAVGTTTTELEEQEAERFEKWDKELNEVYRLLEEQLNPEQMEKVREEQRSWVKQRDEAAKESSLKYKGGSHEELEYVATQAILTRERCYALVARYME
- a CDS encoding LysR family transcriptional regulator, producing MDLQQLYYFIMVTEHATFTAAAEKLHISQPSLSTSIKKLEKEMGFELLDRSKRDLRLTNEGKILYQEAKKLLIHFDHVSEEMSRLKKEGPLELSIGIIESSKFWVPKVLTQFTQEYDNVFIRLFEVLSLKDVEQALDNFEIHLAITNQYINGENIDLIPLYDEKLVAVIPNSNLLKNKSFVTIKDLENEQLIIAKKGFQTRTDILNAFRKAGIKPNIQFEIGRFETAIDLVEAGLGITVAPENYVKHIYRSNFHFKRIHDSNLSRTVYLAYDTNRYLPPLVDKFIRLVKDNFGKSYT
- a CDS encoding urocanate hydratase: MVKNIVEKPEILYSVKAQRGSELRCKGWRQETILRMLENNMENAEKPEELVVYGGIGKAARNWESYHAIVKALKELEDNETLVVQSGMPVAVFKTHKYAPTVVMATTNIMRPSWETFYELQDKNLTMFAQYTAAPWQYIGTQGVIQGTFETLSAIARKHYNDSLVGKIMLTAGAGGMGGNQTRAMAMHGGVGIVCDSNVETIKRRMEVGYIDVLADSLDEAIELAEKYATEGTSVGIGVVGNSADIFEEAYEKGFKPDILTSMTPAHDPISYLPSGYTVEEADQLRKKDRQLYLKKAQETMIRELRITNKFFDDGVHAFEYGTSLRKECRDAGMPEDEAMKIPGFVAEYIRPLFCEGRGPFRWTCMSGDPSDLEKIDNMVLELFKDDLLVTRWIKLAKQHIPIEGLPARICYLGFGQRKEFALEVNKMIKSGELKGPVAFSRDNLDSGSIVNPTFESENMPDGGDLISDWPVLNGLLNAVGMCDLIALQANYSMGEAVHTGVTMIADGTDEADMRLEICMTVDSGIGVIRHAQAGYETAKDVANGKGKLTKESIKVPLWWTPTATFGPDGN